One window of the Methanocaldococcus vulcanius M7 genome contains the following:
- the pheA gene encoding prephenate dehydratase — protein MKTIKNKIYTLPKGTYSERATKKFLTYLNGNFEIKYCNSIYDVFENVDNSGFGVVPIENSIEGSVSLTQDLLLQFREVNIVGELAMDIHHNLIGYDKNKIETIVSHPQALAQCREYIKKHGWSVKAVESTSEAVKLVAESSNEKLGAIGSKDSAKQFGLKILEENIEDYKNNKTRFILIGKSALSFKTCPNRYKVSIVFELKEDKPGALYHILKEFAERKINLTRIESRPSKKRLGTYIFYIDFEDPGKNLKETLESLKEQTTFIYVLGRYPVLL, from the coding sequence TTGAAAACAATAAAAAATAAGATTTACACTCTACCGAAAGGCACTTACAGTGAAAGAGCAACAAAAAAGTTTTTGACATACTTGAATGGGAATTTTGAGATTAAATACTGTAATTCAATATATGATGTGTTTGAAAATGTTGATAATAGCGGATTTGGTGTTGTTCCAATTGAAAACTCAATTGAAGGTTCAGTTTCTCTAACACAAGATTTATTACTACAATTTAGAGAAGTTAATATAGTTGGAGAGTTGGCAATGGACATTCATCACAATCTAATTGGATATGATAAAAACAAGATAGAGACCATTGTTTCTCATCCGCAGGCATTAGCTCAGTGTAGGGAGTATATTAAAAAACATGGTTGGAGTGTTAAAGCAGTGGAGAGCACTTCAGAAGCGGTTAAACTTGTTGCTGAATCCTCTAACGAAAAATTAGGGGCAATTGGATCGAAGGACTCTGCGAAACAATTTGGATTAAAAATACTTGAGGAGAATATTGAAGATTATAAAAATAATAAAACGAGATTTATCTTAATTGGAAAATCTGCCCTTTCTTTTAAAACCTGTCCAAATAGATACAAAGTATCTATTGTTTTTGAGTTAAAGGAAGATAAACCGGGAGCTTTATACCATATTTTAAAAGAGTTCGCAGAGAGGAAGATAAATCTAACAAGAATTGAATCAAGACCATCAAAAAAACGACTTGGAACTTACATATTTTATATTGACTTTGAAGATCCAGGAAAAAATTTAAAAGAAACGTTGGAATCTTTAAAAGAGCAAACAACGTTTATTTACGTTTTAGGAAGGTATCCTGTTCTATTATAA
- a CDS encoding FAD-dependent oxidoreductase, translating to MDVKVAVVGGGPAGRTTAIALSKKGIDVDLYEKDKIGGTCLNYGCTYITGLREMADVLNILSSIKGEKIKLDELVQFNELQEKINKIQKRIRKKLEKETINAGVNIKYKEFKDKEDDYDYTVYATGKIYTNTFREYEDVLTHKDIPQLKDLPENILVIGGGTVGVEYASLFADFGSEVVLYARSRILKDITDEDIRNYIMEKLINFKIIHKEEELKKFLNNEDYVKILAIGGKGRFKTDKYLRVLNEKNTYACGDCLINGGGNTPVSRMEGRTVAENIYNEINGLKLKEVKYNLIPKTVRLSLTLSYVGKQTKEHKTIRSSVGKGNFFKVLSDVGINRIYYENGKVVGAISTIPASEVLPYFAQFIKGLDVYNDFIEIHPSTDIFYKEFRRI from the coding sequence ATGGATGTAAAAGTTGCAGTTGTTGGAGGAGGACCTGCAGGAAGAACCACAGCAATAGCCCTATCTAAAAAAGGAATTGATGTAGATCTGTATGAGAAGGATAAAATTGGTGGAACATGTTTAAATTATGGTTGCACATACATAACAGGACTTCGGGAGATGGCAGATGTTTTAAATATACTAAGCAGTATAAAAGGAGAGAAAATAAAATTAGATGAGTTAGTTCAATTTAATGAATTACAGGAGAAGATAAATAAAATTCAGAAAAGAATTAGAAAAAAATTGGAAAAAGAGACGATAAATGCAGGAGTGAATATCAAATATAAAGAGTTTAAAGATAAAGAGGATGATTATGATTATACTGTTTATGCTACTGGAAAAATCTATACAAACACATTTAGAGAATATGAGGACGTATTAACTCATAAAGATATTCCACAATTAAAAGATCTTCCTGAAAATATCCTTGTTATTGGAGGAGGGACAGTTGGAGTTGAGTATGCGTCATTATTTGCAGATTTTGGGAGCGAGGTAGTGTTATATGCACGATCTCGAATATTAAAAGACATAACTGATGAAGATATTCGGAATTATATAATGGAAAAGTTAATAAATTTTAAAATAATACATAAAGAGGAAGAACTCAAAAAATTTTTAAATAATGAAGATTACGTAAAGATCTTAGCCATTGGAGGAAAAGGAAGATTTAAAACAGACAAATACCTCAGGGTTTTAAATGAAAAAAACACTTATGCTTGCGGGGACTGTCTCATAAATGGTGGAGGAAATACACCAGTATCTCGTATGGAGGGCAGGACTGTTGCTGAAAATATATACAATGAGATTAATGGGTTAAAACTAAAAGAAGTGAAATACAATTTAATTCCAAAAACTGTTCGTCTATCTTTAACTTTATCCTATGTTGGAAAGCAAACAAAAGAACATAAAACAATAAGATCCTCTGTAGGAAAAGGCAATTTCTTTAAAGTGTTAAGTGATGTGGGAATAAACAGAATATACTATGAAAATGGAAAGGTTGTAGGGGCAATCTCAACGATTCCTGCATCAGAGGTTTTACCATATTTTGCCCAGTTTATCAAAGGGTTGGATGTTTATAATGACTTTATAGAGATCCATCCCTCAACTGACATCTTTTATAAGGAATTTAGACGAATATAA
- a CDS encoding class I SAM-dependent methyltransferase, whose protein sequence is MRDIKEFYETWNVEELPQYIKILIKFADELIFEEISSMLSDFEVKDPLVLDCGCGFGTFYRLTETFNTIYLDISLNMLKKFTKTERKICGNILHLPFKDKTFDLILCINVLEHVDKSKALKEINRVLKDNGRVIVVVVNKKCLFKEEVFNDFKIFHETMGIDDFKVEFKILKYTSTYFLPPIVKILPRSVLSRVLKPWKWIDKRLSKIFKGRGQFLIIELEKSR, encoded by the coding sequence ATGAGGGATATTAAAGAGTTTTATGAAACATGGAATGTAGAAGAACTTCCACAGTATATAAAAATATTAATAAAATTTGCAGATGAGTTAATATTCGAAGAAATAAGTTCGATGTTAAGTGATTTTGAAGTTAAAGATCCCTTAGTGTTGGATTGTGGTTGTGGTTTTGGAACATTTTATCGATTAACAGAAACATTTAATACAATATATTTAGATATTTCATTAAATATGTTAAAAAAATTTACAAAAACTGAGAGAAAGATCTGTGGAAATATATTGCATCTTCCTTTCAAAGATAAAACTTTCGATTTAATCCTTTGTATAAATGTTTTAGAGCACGTAGATAAATCAAAAGCTTTGAAAGAGATAAATAGGGTGCTAAAAGATAATGGCAGAGTTATCGTGGTAGTTGTAAATAAAAAATGTTTATTTAAGGAAGAAGTATTTAATGATTTTAAGATATTCCACGAAACGATGGGTATTGATGATTTTAAAGTTGAATTTAAAATTTTAAAATATACTTCAACCTACTTTCTTCCTCCGATAGTTAAAATTCTACCAAGATCTGTGCTATCAAGGGTATTAAAACCTTGGAAGTGGATCGATAAAAGATTATCCAAAATTTTTAAAGGAAGGGGACAGTTTTTAATTATTGAGTTAGAAAAATCAAGGTGA